In one window of Fusobacteria bacterium ZRK30 DNA:
- a CDS encoding ABC transporter permease, with product MIRYIMKRLFMLIPVIAVVMILSFLITHIMPGDPVRMMMGDFATEKQVSAMKHHLGYDKPFFTQFGEWFSRIIRGDLGESLFLHEKVSTAIFSRLEPTFMLALVGESIGLLIGIPLGVIAAVKHRSWMDQSAIGISLAGVSIPSFWLSIMLIYLFSVKLHWFPVQGYVPMEESGIGVIKYLVLPGLTLGFMQGGIIARMTRSAMLDVLRQDYIRTAMAKGVAEKFVIIRHALKNAMIPVVTVIGFSMAVLLGGTWVVETVFNIPGTGSLAVNSIMKRDYPVIQGSMIFTALVYVVINIVVDVSYAFLNPKIKYK from the coding sequence ATGATTAGATACATAATGAAAAGGTTATTCATGCTTATACCGGTAATAGCTGTGGTAATGATTCTATCTTTTTTGATTACCCATATAATGCCTGGAGATCCTGTCAGAATGATGATGGGTGACTTTGCAACGGAAAAACAGGTATCTGCAATGAAGCATCATCTTGGATATGATAAGCCGTTTTTTACACAATTTGGAGAGTGGTTTTCGAGAATAATAAGGGGAGATCTGGGAGAATCTTTATTTTTACATGAAAAAGTGTCAACGGCTATTTTTTCAAGGCTGGAACCGACATTTATGCTGGCTCTTGTGGGAGAGAGCATAGGATTGCTGATAGGAATACCCCTTGGAGTAATAGCAGCAGTTAAACATAGAAGCTGGATGGATCAGTCAGCCATAGGAATATCTCTAGCAGGAGTTTCAATACCTAGCTTTTGGCTCTCTATCATGCTTATATATTTATTTTCTGTGAAACTTCACTGGTTTCCTGTACAGGGGTATGTTCCTATGGAAGAATCGGGGATAGGAGTCATAAAATATCTTGTTCTGCCGGGATTAACCCTTGGATTTATGCAGGGGGGAATAATAGCCAGGATGACAAGGAGTGCAATGTTAGATGTACTCAGACAAGATTATATAAGAACCGCCATGGCAAAGGGAGTAGCGGAAAAATTTGTGATTATAAGACATGCTTTAAAAAATGCCATGATACCAGTTGTGACAGTTATAGGATTTAGCATGGCTGTACTTTTAGGAGGAACATGGGTTGTAGAAACTGTTTTTAACATACCGGGAACAGGGAGTCTGGCTGTTAATTCTATAATGAAGAGGGATTATCCAGTAATACAGGGTAGTATGATATTTACGGCTTTGGTATATGTGGTTATAAATATAGTCGTAGATGTGAGTTATGCATTTTTAAATCCAAAGATTAAATATAAATAA
- a CDS encoding ABC transporter permease — MGKDIKQMILEIKKHPYIAIGGVVIALVFFTAVAAPLLTKFNPLEVNGKDRLLPPSLIHPMGTDHFGRDVMSRLVYGARISMQIGISVVVLSTLMGGLIGLVAGYYHKFDNFIMRILDGFMAFPGIIIAIILAAVWGAGKLNIILALSFAYFPQMARVVRGCVLTGKEWECVESAKSSGARDGHILFRYILLNSLSPIIVQATFTFAVAILDEAALSFLGMGIEPPHPSWGGMITEGRSFMSIAPWEMIFPGAAIMVTVLGLNLLGDGLRDYLDPRLKV, encoded by the coding sequence GTGGGTAAAGACATAAAACAAATGATTTTGGAAATAAAAAAACATCCTTATATAGCCATAGGAGGAGTAGTTATAGCATTAGTTTTTTTTACTGCTGTGGCAGCGCCCCTCCTGACTAAATTTAATCCTTTGGAAGTGAACGGAAAGGATAGACTTTTGCCACCTTCATTGATCCATCCTATGGGAACCGATCATTTTGGGAGAGATGTTATGAGCCGGTTGGTTTATGGAGCAAGAATATCTATGCAGATTGGGATTTCAGTAGTAGTACTCAGTACACTTATGGGTGGATTAATAGGATTAGTAGCGGGATATTATCATAAATTCGATAATTTTATTATGAGAATTTTAGATGGATTCATGGCATTTCCAGGAATAATAATAGCAATAATTTTAGCCGCTGTCTGGGGAGCCGGAAAATTAAATATAATTTTGGCACTATCATTTGCATATTTTCCTCAGATGGCAAGGGTTGTAAGAGGCTGTGTTCTAACTGGAAAGGAATGGGAGTGCGTTGAATCTGCCAAATCTTCAGGGGCTAGAGATGGGCATATACTTTTTAGGTATATACTCCTCAATTCGTTGTCACCAATAATAGTGCAGGCTACATTTACTTTTGCTGTAGCAATATTAGATGAAGCAGCCTTAAGTTTTTTAGGGATGGGAATAGAACCACCACATCCTAGCTGGGGTGGGATGATTACCGAAGGCAGATCATTTATGAGTATAGCTCCCTGGGAGATGATATTCCCTGGAGCAGCGATAATGGTTACAGTTTTAGGACTTAACCTTTTAGGAGACGGACTTAGAGATTATTTGGATCCTAGGCTCAAGGTATAG
- a CDS encoding ABC transporter ATP-binding protein, whose amino-acid sequence MDKLLEVKNLKTYFYKNKEVIPAVDGISFCVKKGETVAIVGESGSGKSITALSILGCIPSPAGKIEGGKIIFEGNNLFEKSKKEMRNIRGNEISMIFQEPMTSLNPVYTIGRQLSEVFELHQGMKRKEGLEKAVELLRIVGIPSPKERAKQYPHQMSGGMRQRVIIAMALACRPKLIIADEPTTALDVTVQAQILDLIKNLKEDIGTSMLLITHDLGVVAEMAEKVIVMYAGKVVESAGVQDIFKYPKHPYTKGLLSSMPSLNNANKRLNTIEGAVPKPTEFPVGCRFSPRCEFAKKICGNSEPPLWNAGDRSLSCWMETQEYIEEVNDEYSA is encoded by the coding sequence ATGGACAAGTTGTTGGAAGTAAAAAATTTAAAAACCTATTTTTATAAAAATAAAGAGGTAATACCTGCAGTAGATGGGATCAGTTTTTGTGTGAAGAAAGGAGAAACCGTTGCAATAGTAGGAGAATCAGGGAGTGGGAAAAGTATCACTGCTCTCAGTATCTTAGGGTGTATTCCATCTCCAGCAGGTAAGATAGAAGGCGGGAAAATAATATTTGAAGGAAATAATTTATTTGAAAAATCTAAAAAAGAAATGAGAAATATAAGGGGGAATGAGATATCCATGATATTTCAAGAGCCCATGACATCTTTAAATCCAGTATACACAATTGGCAGACAGCTCAGTGAGGTATTTGAACTTCATCAGGGGATGAAAAGAAAAGAAGGACTTGAAAAAGCAGTTGAATTACTCCGAATAGTCGGCATACCTTCTCCAAAAGAGAGAGCAAAGCAATATCCCCATCAAATGTCTGGGGGGATGAGACAGAGAGTAATCATAGCAATGGCTTTGGCTTGCAGACCTAAATTGATAATTGCAGATGAACCAACTACAGCCTTGGATGTGACTGTACAGGCACAAATTCTCGATCTTATAAAAAATCTAAAAGAGGATATTGGAACATCGATGCTTTTGATAACTCATGATTTAGGAGTAGTCGCTGAAATGGCTGAAAAAGTTATAGTTATGTATGCAGGTAAGGTAGTGGAATCGGCAGGAGTTCAGGATATTTTTAAATATCCTAAGCATCCCTATACCAAAGGGTTGCTTTCATCTATGCCATCGCTAAATAATGCAAATAAAAGATTAAATACAATAGAGGGGGCAGTACCGAAACCTACAGAATTTCCTGTGGGATGCCGGTTTAGTCCAAGGTGTGAATTTGCAAAAAAAATATGTGGGAACTCAGAACCGCCTCTTTGGAATGCAGGGGATCGATCTCTAAGTTGCTGGATGGAGACACAGGAATATATTGAGGAGGTCAACGATGAATACTCTGCTTAA
- a CDS encoding ABC transporter substrate-binding protein, with product MNTLLKIENISKCFSASEDVSASFNRWLKNNDAGNMIAPYFDKLEIAGPYELTFIFKRAYAPFISILGSHVSNQKLVIRPKELVEKYGDNIMREHIGTGPYKFIKWIPDQEVRLERFDEYVPSNKPASGLAGKRIAYADKIIIKSVSEQATRIAGVQTGEFQFAEEAPQDQYKILVDDPSVEPVIVKPDGMEMLIINCGTPPFNNIYARRALAAAIDMEELGRTMIGDENFWNVDGSIYPKGTVWYEENSGAGVYNNHDPEKAKDLLKKAGYDGTPIVIVSGQDDKVEKYGAIALKEQLEKAGFNVKIELFDRPTVVERRSKKEGWNLHLSYFYMACPDPQVEGAWTGTNAWISNWDDDDSRAMDKIFERMMMETDKKKRFEIVKEFYNKTWETLPYIKTVEYSRMHIANSSLKGYANSCQPFFWNTWIEKK from the coding sequence ATGAATACTCTGCTTAAGATAGAAAATATTTCTAAATGTTTTTCAGCCTCAGAAGATGTGTCAGCTTCATTCAATAGATGGCTAAAAAATAATGACGCAGGTAATATGATTGCTCCTTATTTTGACAAATTGGAAATAGCTGGCCCGTATGAACTTACATTTATATTTAAGAGAGCTTACGCTCCCTTCATCAGTATTTTAGGATCACATGTTTCAAATCAAAAACTTGTTATAAGGCCAAAGGAACTTGTAGAAAAATACGGTGATAATATAATGAGGGAACACATAGGAACAGGGCCTTATAAATTTATAAAGTGGATTCCAGACCAAGAGGTTAGATTAGAAAGGTTTGATGAGTATGTTCCAAGTAATAAACCGGCATCAGGTCTTGCAGGTAAAAGGATAGCCTATGCAGATAAAATAATAATAAAATCAGTTTCTGAGCAGGCTACAAGAATCGCCGGGGTTCAAACTGGAGAATTTCAATTTGCGGAAGAAGCTCCCCAGGATCAATATAAAATACTTGTAGATGATCCTAGTGTAGAGCCTGTAATAGTTAAACCAGACGGGATGGAAATGCTGATAATAAATTGCGGTACTCCTCCTTTCAACAACATATATGCGAGGAGAGCTCTTGCAGCAGCAATAGACATGGAAGAACTTGGAAGGACGATGATTGGTGATGAAAACTTTTGGAATGTAGATGGGAGTATATATCCTAAAGGGACAGTATGGTATGAAGAAAATTCAGGAGCAGGGGTATATAACAACCATGATCCTGAAAAGGCTAAAGATCTTCTAAAAAAAGCAGGTTATGACGGTACACCTATAGTGATAGTAAGCGGACAGGATGACAAGGTTGAAAAATATGGAGCAATAGCCCTAAAAGAACAGCTTGAAAAAGCCGGATTTAATGTTAAAATAGAGCTTTTCGACAGGCCTACAGTTGTTGAAAGACGTTCAAAGAAAGAGGGGTGGAATTTACATCTTTCCTATTTTTATATGGCTTGCCCAGACCCTCAGGTTGAAGGAGCATGGACAGGAACAAATGCATGGATTTCAAATTGGGATGACGATGATTCCCGTGCTATGGATAAAATATTTGAAAGAATGATGATGGAAACAGATAAGAAAAAAAGATTTGAGATAGTAAAAGAATTTTATAATAAAACGTGGGAAACATTACCATATATAAAAACTGTTGAATACAGCAGGATGCATATAGCAAATAGTTCACTCAAAGGATACGCTAACTCTTGTCAGCCATTCTTTTGGAATACGTGGATAGAGAAAAAATAG
- a CDS encoding DUF169 domain-containing protein has product MEKKKYIDAVKKINCVLDLKRKVVGVRFLFTKEEFEKACAEKPKGRMPYCKMINRAMNGHKLKVDFDNFGCFAAARVLGVVDMDDWYTSGHYYGECGLYQDMPTAKEITDSISKCNHKSYGVEIMPLEEFDTEPHVVVIATNTFNTMRFIQGHAYKYGTHKGYKFIGSQAMCAECTAHPYAENDINISLLCVGTRRSGFNEGEVGIGIPLRKFLEVVDGLCKTVTPAEPNIRKKVIEDKLNENGVSDVEIIYNKNYGDNMHKHDFAHFKRRDER; this is encoded by the coding sequence ATGGAAAAAAAGAAATATATAGATGCAGTAAAAAAAATTAATTGTGTTTTAGATTTAAAAAGAAAAGTAGTTGGAGTCAGGTTTTTGTTTACAAAAGAGGAGTTTGAGAAAGCCTGTGCAGAAAAACCAAAAGGACGGATGCCTTACTGTAAGATGATTAATCGTGCAATGAATGGTCATAAGCTCAAGGTGGATTTTGACAATTTTGGATGTTTTGCTGCTGCCAGAGTTCTTGGGGTTGTAGATATGGATGACTGGTACACCTCAGGTCATTATTATGGGGAATGCGGGTTGTATCAGGATATGCCAACAGCAAAGGAAATTACTGACAGCATTTCAAAATGTAATCACAAATCTTATGGTGTGGAAATAATGCCTTTAGAAGAATTTGATACAGAACCCCATGTAGTGGTTATTGCTACAAATACGTTTAATACTATGAGGTTTATCCAGGGGCATGCCTACAAATATGGGACACATAAAGGGTATAAGTTTATAGGGAGCCAGGCCATGTGTGCTGAGTGTACAGCACATCCATATGCTGAAAATGATATTAATATTTCACTCCTTTGTGTAGGGACCCGTAGAAGTGGTTTTAATGAAGGTGAAGTTGGAATTGGGATACCTCTAAGAAAATTTTTGGAAGTCGTTGACGGACTCTGTAAAACAGTTACACCAGCAGAGCCTAATATAAGAAAAAAAGTGATAGAAGATAAACTCAATGAAAATGGGGTCTCTGATGTTGAAATCATATACAATAAAAATTATGGAGATAATATGCACAAACATGATTTTGCACATTTTAAAAGAAGAGATGAACGGTAA
- a CDS encoding YitT family protein, translating to MKNIIRELVILILAAFLLAAGVYYFLAPNEIAAGGTTGIAIIVMNYFPDINIGFLMMIMDIVLYIVGFFMIGPVFGIKTIFCSFTTSFFISIMQIYFPISGPMSHDILIQLIFGILMCGAGMAIAFSHEASTGGLDIAVKITNIFGGKISIYYAKDGSSEFDNAIIMTVLKKREFFELKKYVDSIDQNSFITAHDINEIHGNAYITK from the coding sequence ATGAAAAATATTATAAGAGAGTTAGTAATTCTAATTTTAGCAGCATTTTTACTTGCAGCAGGAGTATATTATTTCTTAGCTCCAAACGAAATAGCAGCAGGAGGAACTACAGGAATAGCCATAATAGTAATGAATTATTTTCCAGATATAAATATAGGATTTTTAATGATGATTATGGATATAGTGTTATATATAGTAGGTTTTTTTATGATAGGGCCTGTATTTGGAATTAAGACTATATTTTGCAGCTTTACAACTTCATTTTTTATATCCATAATGCAGATATATTTTCCAATATCAGGACCTATGAGTCATGATATATTGATCCAGCTGATCTTTGGGATATTGATGTGTGGAGCCGGTATGGCAATTGCATTTTCCCATGAAGCATCTACAGGAGGGCTAGACATAGCAGTAAAGATAACAAATATATTTGGGGGTAAAATCTCTATATATTATGCAAAAGACGGATCTTCTGAGTTTGATAATGCCATAATAATGACTGTTTTAAAAAAAAGAGAATTTTTTGAATTGAAAAAATATGTAGATTCTATAGATCAAAATTCATTTATAACTGCACATGATATCAATGAGATCCATGGAAATGCTTATATAACAAAGTAA
- a CDS encoding iron-containing alcohol dehydrogenase gives MDLKWFRVPKDIVFGEGTLGYLSTISGKKAVLVTGGNSMKRFGFLNQAKEELEKGGMEVMTIDGVEPNPSIDTVIDGGRKMAEFNPDWIIAIGGGSALDAAKIMWVYYENPETKFEDLVAGKFPTLRKKAKFIAIPSTSGTASEITAFSVITDTVNKIKYPLVSYEITPDIAILDPVIPSKTPAHITANTGMDVMTHAIESYTSNAATCYTKPLSMESIKMVFESLTSAYKDGDDIKAREDMHNASTLSGMAFTSASLGIVHSMAHKIGGELGITHGLANAVLLPYVIEYNRKSTDGFNEIEKMLEVDDIVTTVKELNQKVGIPLSLKEIDEVDVSEEKFKGILERMSVNAFNDPCTLTNPRKTSSEDIKEIYLAAYYGTTAKNI, from the coding sequence ATGGATTTAAAATGGTTTAGAGTTCCAAAGGATATTGTATTTGGAGAGGGAACACTAGGATATTTATCGACTATTAGTGGTAAAAAGGCAGTGCTTGTAACTGGTGGTAATTCTATGAAAAGATTTGGTTTCTTAAATCAGGCCAAGGAGGAACTTGAAAAAGGAGGAATGGAAGTGATGACAATAGATGGTGTAGAACCAAATCCATCTATAGATACTGTTATTGACGGTGGAAGAAAGATGGCTGAATTTAATCCTGATTGGATCATAGCAATTGGAGGAGGATCTGCACTGGATGCTGCTAAGATCATGTGGGTATACTATGAAAATCCAGAAACTAAATTTGAAGACCTTGTAGCCGGTAAATTCCCAACATTAAGAAAGAAAGCTAAATTTATAGCTATCCCTTCTACAAGTGGGACTGCTTCAGAGATAACTGCATTTTCTGTAATAACAGACACTGTAAATAAAATTAAATATCCATTGGTATCTTATGAGATTACACCGGATATCGCGATTTTGGACCCGGTTATTCCTTCTAAAACTCCGGCTCACATTACTGCGAATACAGGGATGGATGTAATGACTCATGCCATTGAATCATATACTTCTAATGCTGCTACTTGTTACACTAAGCCACTATCGATGGAATCAATTAAGATGGTATTTGAAAGTCTTACATCTGCTTATAAAGATGGAGATGACATAAAGGCAAGAGAGGACATGCATAATGCATCTACACTTTCAGGAATGGCTTTTACAAGTGCTTCTTTAGGAATAGTACATAGTATGGCGCATAAGATTGGTGGAGAATTAGGAATAACTCATGGACTTGCAAATGCGGTATTATTACCATATGTTATAGAATATAATAGAAAATCTACAGATGGATTTAATGAGATAGAAAAAATGCTAGAAGTAGATGATATTGTGACTACTGTTAAAGAATTGAATCAAAAAGTAGGAATCCCTCTATCTTTAAAGGAGATAGATGAGGTTGATGTTTCAGAAGAAAAATTTAAAGGTATACTGGAAAGAATGAGTGTAAATGCATTTAATGACCCTTGTACCCTAACAAATCCAAGAAAAACATCTTCAGAAGATATTAAAGAGATCTATCTGGCAGCATATTACGGAACTACAGCCAAAAATATATAG
- a CDS encoding TRC40/GET3/ArsA family transport-energizing ATPase has protein sequence MSKIIFVGGKGGVGKTTCASSLAWKYSKKHKVLLVSTDPAHSTRDLFNISPKRDEDFYIYSENLHILEIDGEKESDIYISRIKKQCCEMLSPVILCEVEKQLDTASISPGAYESAIFEKMSQLILKNTEYDYIVFDTAPTGHTLRLITFPTSMNTWMESLIKKRKKILMLKNMKFNKKNKFSHDSVLNILESRHSWISDISKVLMDPSRVSFNFVMNAEKLSFLETKRAVKTLDEYGINIDKIIINRLLPNSSDPFWQGRKDKENMFVDLIFQDFKEKNLISVPYFLEENANMLETIGNLIKK, from the coding sequence ATGAGCAAGATAATTTTTGTAGGGGGAAAGGGAGGAGTTGGAAAAACTACCTGTGCCTCCTCCCTGGCATGGAAATATTCTAAAAAACATAAAGTTTTATTGGTTTCCACAGACCCGGCACATTCAACCAGGGATCTATTTAATATTTCTCCTAAAAGGGATGAAGATTTTTACATCTATTCTGAAAATTTACACATTTTAGAGATCGATGGAGAAAAGGAATCCGATATATACATCTCTAGGATAAAAAAACAATGTTGTGAGATGCTGAGCCCGGTTATTTTATGTGAGGTGGAAAAACAATTAGACACAGCAAGTATATCTCCTGGAGCTTATGAATCTGCCATCTTTGAAAAAATGAGCCAGCTGATCCTGAAGAATACAGAGTATGATTATATAGTTTTTGATACTGCTCCTACAGGACATACCTTAAGGCTGATTACATTTCCTACATCTATGAATACATGGATGGAAAGCCTCATAAAAAAAAGAAAAAAAATTCTCATGTTAAAAAATATGAAATTTAACAAGAAAAATAAATTTTCCCATGACAGTGTTTTAAATATTTTGGAATCCAGGCATAGCTGGATATCTGATATCAGCAAGGTTCTCATGGACCCTTCCAGAGTTTCCTTTAACTTTGTCATGAATGCTGAAAAATTATCTTTCTTAGAGACAAAAAGAGCGGTAAAAACTTTGGATGAGTATGGAATTAATATCGATAAAATTATTATCAACAGACTCCTCCCAAATTCTTCCGATCCATTTTGGCAGGGCAGAAAAGATAAGGAGAATATGTTTGTCGACCTGATCTTTCAAGATTTTAAAGAAAAAAACCTTATTTCTGTTCCATATTTTTTAGAAGAAAATGCCAATATGTTAGAAACCATTGGAAATCTAATAAAAAAATAA
- a CDS encoding carbon starvation protein A — protein sequence MNSVWLLVVTILIFIVAYTVYGNYLYKKWGIDPSRKTPAHTMRDGVDYVPAKAPVLLGHHFSSIAGAGPIVGPIAAAIFGWVPVLLWIIVGSIFFGGVHDMGSLFASIRNKGKSLGEVIGISMGSRGKKLFAIFAWLTLILVVAAFTNIVANTFVAVPQAATASLLFIILAIGFGFFVYRKGFSLAAGSVIGVIALIGCIFLGNVFPISLSKNVWMIILLGYIFIASVTPVWILLQPRDYLNSFLLYGMLIGGFVGILIMRPTIKLAAVTSFNINGKLLFPMLFVTVACGAVSGFHSLVGSGTTSKQLDSEKDIKVVGYGSMLIEGVLAVIAIITVAYLSKGKFTSLLGAGGPINVFSDGLGTFMTSFGVDYSIGKSFTALAISAFALTSLDTATRLARFIFQEMAADIKSQDNPLTNKYTATLITVLISGFLGFNGWTTIWPIFGAANQLLSALALLAIAVWLKKMGKEYKMALFPMIFMFAVTLSALTLIIKANLNNYILLGFAVALFILAIILIVEAKKAFADKTEILDIESDSE from the coding sequence ATGAATTCTGTATGGTTATTAGTTGTTACAATTCTTATTTTTATTGTAGCTTATACTGTCTATGGAAATTATCTTTATAAAAAATGGGGAATCGATCCATCTAGAAAAACCCCTGCTCACACTATGCGTGATGGTGTAGACTATGTTCCAGCCAAGGCTCCGGTTTTACTTGGACATCACTTCTCTTCCATTGCCGGTGCCGGTCCAATTGTAGGTCCTATAGCCGCAGCTATATTCGGATGGGTTCCAGTTTTACTCTGGATCATAGTTGGAAGTATTTTCTTTGGAGGAGTACATGATATGGGATCATTATTTGCTTCCATCAGAAATAAAGGTAAATCTCTGGGAGAAGTTATCGGAATCTCAATGGGATCCAGAGGAAAAAAATTATTTGCAATATTTGCATGGCTTACCCTTATCCTGGTTGTAGCTGCATTTACTAATATCGTTGCGAATACATTTGTCGCTGTTCCCCAGGCTGCCACTGCATCTCTTTTGTTTATAATTTTAGCTATTGGGTTTGGTTTCTTTGTATACAGAAAGGGTTTTAGTCTGGCTGCTGGTAGTGTAATCGGTGTAATTGCTCTTATAGGCTGTATATTTTTAGGTAATGTTTTCCCTATCAGTTTGAGTAAAAATGTCTGGATGATCATCTTACTTGGATATATTTTTATAGCTTCCGTTACTCCTGTATGGATCTTATTACAGCCTAGAGATTACTTAAATTCATTCTTACTCTATGGAATGTTAATCGGTGGATTTGTAGGTATATTAATTATGAGACCAACTATCAAGCTGGCTGCTGTTACTTCATTTAATATAAATGGAAAACTTTTATTTCCAATGTTATTTGTTACTGTAGCTTGTGGTGCAGTTTCTGGTTTCCATTCCCTTGTAGGTTCAGGAACAACATCTAAACAATTAGACAGTGAAAAAGATATTAAAGTTGTTGGTTATGGTTCTATGCTGATTGAGGGAGTATTAGCAGTTATTGCTATAATAACAGTGGCTTATCTGTCTAAAGGTAAATTCACTAGCCTTTTAGGAGCAGGAGGTCCTATCAATGTTTTCTCTGATGGTTTAGGTACTTTTATGACTTCTTTTGGAGTAGATTATAGTATAGGAAAAAGTTTTACCGCTCTGGCTATTTCAGCATTTGCTTTGACATCTCTAGACACAGCTACAAGGCTAGCTCGTTTTATCTTCCAAGAGATGGCAGCTGATATAAAATCCCAGGACAATCCATTGACCAATAAATATACAGCTACACTTATAACTGTTTTAATAAGTGGTTTTCTAGGATTTAACGGTTGGACAACTATATGGCCAATTTTTGGAGCAGCAAATCAATTACTTTCAGCTCTGGCTCTTTTAGCAATAGCTGTATGGTTGAAAAAAATGGGTAAAGAATACAAAATGGCACTATTTCCTATGATCTTTATGTTTGCTGTTACATTAAGTGCATTAACTCTTATTATTAAAGCTAACTTAAATAACTATATCCTCTTGGGGTTTGCAGTAGCTCTATTTATTCTGGCAATCATTCTTATTGTGGAAGCTAAAAAAGCTTTTGCCGATAAAACTGAAATTCTGGATATAGAAAGTGACAGCGAATAG
- a CDS encoding M42 family metallopeptidase — MKIDWDYIMQLTTELMEIPSPGGLTYDGIERCKEEFKKFGLTPCFTKKGALIAQMDGEEKGEVTMISAHIDTLGAMVKQIKSNGKLIINNIGGFSWNSVEGENLTIHTSKMGTYTGSLLPIKSSRHTYGEEVTTLVREQENVEVRIDEFTTSKKETEDLGISIGDFVSFDTRTIFTYNGFLKSRYIDDKVCIAQLFGYIKYLKDNNIKPKNKVYFYISNYEELGHGVSIIPEDVDQFIALDIGLVSDYSNGDERKVNIIAKDSRTPYDFKLRQKLVDLCEENQIKYTVDVHNRYGSDASISVTQGFDVNFSCIGPSVDSSHHYERTHKDGIIETVRLLIAVL, encoded by the coding sequence ATTAAAATTGACTGGGATTATATTATGCAATTAACAACAGAACTTATGGAGATTCCAAGTCCTGGGGGGCTTACTTATGATGGGATAGAAAGGTGTAAAGAGGAATTTAAAAAATTCGGTCTTACTCCTTGTTTCACTAAAAAAGGAGCCTTAATCGCTCAAATGGATGGAGAGGAAAAAGGAGAAGTTACCATGATATCAGCTCATATAGATACTTTAGGAGCTATGGTAAAGCAGATCAAGTCTAACGGTAAATTAATTATCAACAATATCGGAGGGTTTTCATGGAACAGTGTCGAGGGAGAAAATCTTACTATCCATACTTCTAAAATGGGAACCTACACCGGATCTCTCCTCCCTATAAAATCTTCCAGACACACATATGGTGAAGAAGTTACTACCTTAGTCCGGGAGCAGGAAAATGTAGAGGTAAGGATCGATGAATTTACAACTTCTAAAAAGGAAACAGAAGATTTAGGAATATCCATAGGAGATTTTGTTTCATTTGATACAAGAACTATATTTACCTACAATGGGTTTTTAAAATCTCGTTATATAGATGACAAAGTATGTATTGCCCAGTTATTCGGTTATATTAAATACCTCAAAGACAATAATATCAAACCTAAAAATAAGGTCTATTTTTATATTTCAAACTATGAAGAATTAGGCCATGGTGTATCTATAATCCCAGAGGATGTAGACCAGTTTATTGCTCTGGATATAGGCTTGGTTTCTGACTATTCCAACGGGGATGAAAGAAAAGTTAATATTATCGCTAAAGACAGCAGAACACCCTATGATTTTAAACTTAGACAAAAATTGGTGGATCTCTGTGAAGAAAATCAGATAAAGTACACTGTAGATGTTCACAACCGGTATGGTTCAGATGCATCTATCTCAGTTACCCAGGGATTTGATGTGAATTTTTCATGTATAGGTCCCAGTGTCGATTCCAGTCACCACTATGAAAGAACCCATAAAGACGGGATCATCGAAACGGTCAGACTTTTAATAGCTGTTCTATAA